From a region of the Zingiber officinale cultivar Zhangliang chromosome 4B, Zo_v1.1, whole genome shotgun sequence genome:
- the LOC121976273 gene encoding ABC transporter F family member 1-like has product MVSDASKKKAAAKKAAAAAKRGGKSAAASSKVSEVANGVSKVADGVGALQISDRTCTGVLASHPQSRDIHIESLSLTFHGHDLIVDSELELNYGRRYGLLGLNGCGKSTLLASIGCRELPIPEHMDIYHLSREIEASDMSSLEAVICCDEERLRLEKEVEILAAEDGGGGEALDLIYERLEALDASTAEKRAAEILYGLGFNKQMQAKKTRDFSGGWRMRIALARALFMNPTILLLDEPTNHLDLEACVWLEETLKKFDRILVVVSHSQDFLNGVCTNIIHMQSKKLKLYSGNYDQYVQTRSELEENQMKQYKWEQDQISSMKEYIARFGHGSAKLARQAQSKEKTLAKMERGGLMEKVVKDKVLVFRFTDVGKLPPPVLQFVGVTFGYTPDTPLIYKNLDFGVDLDSRIALVGPNGAGKSTLLKLMTGDIAPTDGMVRRHNHLRIAQFHQHLAEKLDLDMPALQYMMKEYPGNEEERMRAAIGKFGLSGKAQVMPMKNLSDGQRSRVIFAWLAWRLPHLLLLDEPTNHLDIETIDSLAEALNEWDGGLVLVSHDFRLINQVAKEIWVCENQAATRWEGDIMEFKQHLKSKTEFN; this is encoded by the exons ATGGTGTCTGACGCGAGCAAGAAGAAGGCGGCGGCCAAGAAGGCTGCAGCGGCGGCGAAGAGGGGAGGGAAGTCTGCGGCGGCCTCATCGAAGGTGTCCGAGGTGGCCAACGGGGTTTCGAAGGTCGCCGATGGAGTTGGGGCGCTCCAGATCTCGGATCGCACGTGTACTGGAGTGCTTGCTTCGCATCCCCAATCCAGAGATATCCAT ATTGAATCCTTGTCATTAACTTTTCATGGGCATGATCTGATTGTAGATTCTGAGTTGGAACTCAACTATGGAAG GCGCTATGGTTTGCTAGGACTGAATGGTTGTGGGAAGTCGACTCTTCTTGCATCTATTGGATGCAGGGAGCTCCCTATTCCTGAGCATATGGATATATACCACCTTTCGAGGGAAATTGAAGCTTCAGACATGTCCTCATTGGAGGCTGTGATTTGCTGTGATGAAGAAAGATTGAGGTTGGAGAAAGAAGTTGAAATACTGGCTGCTGAG GACGGCGGTGGAGGAGAAGCTTTGGATCTCATCTATGAGCGATTGGAAGCTCTTGATGCATCAACTGCTGAGAAGCGTGCTGCTGAGATTCTGTATGGTCTTGGATTTAATAAACAAATGCAAGCAAAGAAAACCCGAGATTTCTCTGGTGGCTGGCGCATGCGGATTGCATTAGCTAGGGCACTCTTTATGAATCCAACAATACTTTTGCTTGACGAACCGACAAATCATCTTG ACCTGGAAGCATGCGTTTGGTTAGAAGAGACTTTAAAGAAGTTTGATCGAATCCTCGTTGTGGTGTCGCATTCTCAGGATTTTCTCAATGGAGTCTGCACCAACATCATACACATGCAAAGCAAGAAGCTTAAGCTGTACTCCGGTAACTACGATCAGTATGTCCAAACTCGCTCCGAGCTGGAAGAAAATCAGATGAAGCAGTACAAATGGGAGCAGGATCAGATTTCATCGATGAAAGAGTACATTGCTCGCTTTGGACATGGTTCCGCGAAATTGGCTCGCCAAGCTCAGAGCAAGGAGAAAACCCTAGCTAAGATGGAGCGCGGTGGACTTATGGAGAAAGTGGTGAAGGACAAAGTGTTAGTCTTTCGCTTCACAGATGTCGGCAAACTCCCCCCACCTGTCCTACAGTTTGTCGGCGTGACTTTCGGCTACACTCCAGATACCCCCCTCATCTACAAGAACCTTGATTTTGGGGTGGATCTAGATTCAAGAATTGCTCTGGTAGGGCCTAATGGTGCTGGCAAGAGCACATTGCTGAAGTTAATGACTGGGGATATCGCTCCTACAGATGGAATGGTGCGACGGCACAATCATCTCAGGATCGCGCAGTTTCATCAGCATCTGGCTGAAAAACTGGATCTAGATATGCCGGCACTCCAATACATGATGAAGGAGTACCCAGGCAATGAGGAAGAGCGGATGAGGGCCGCCATAGGTAAGTTTGGACTGTCAGGGAAAGCACAGGTGATGCCCATGAAAAACTTGTCGGACGGTCAGAGGAGCAGGGTGATCTTTGCCTGGCTGGCCTGGAGGCTACCTCATCTGCTGCTCCTTGATGAACCCACAAACCACCTGGATATCGAGACTATCGATTCGCTAGCGGAGGCTCTGAATGAGTGGGACGGGGGTCTGGTTCTGGTGAGTCACGATTTCAGATTGATCAACCAGGTGGCCAAGGAGATCTGGGTCTGCGAGAATCAAGCTGCCACCAGGTGGGAGGGCGACATCATGGAATTCAAGCAGCACTTGAAGAGCAAGACCGAGTTCAACTGA
- the LOC121976276 gene encoding LOB domain-containing protein CRL1-like, whose amino-acid sequence MTGFGSPCGACKFLRRKCMRGCVFAPYFCHEQSAAHFAAIHKVFGASNASKLLMHLPVSDRSEAALTISYEAQARIQDPIYGCVAHIFALQQQVVTLEAQLASLKAQIAQGLASGYLLTSRSRLDDEKLNQKRPSYQPGQGFNLSGEERMMQPLISGAYAHQEGMLYFDNGVVNSNNFPSTQHYDQLSYMDSDQTSFTEDDSSSAMASLDIEANARRSSYLEMEDLQSVAFGHLHCA is encoded by the exons ATGACAGGCTTTGGCTCTCCTTGCGGCGCATGCAAATTTTTGAGGAGGAAATGCATGAGAGGGTGTGTCTTTGCCCCATACTTCTGCCATGAACAGAGTGCTGCTCATTTTGCAGCTATTCACAAGGTCTTCGGAGCGAGCAATGCCTCAAAGCTCCTCATGCACCTCCCGGTCTCAGACAGGTCGGAAGCTGCGCTTACCATCTCCTATGAGGCTCAAGCTAGGATTCAAGATCCCATTTATGGCTGTGTCGCTCACATATTTGCACTGCAACAACAA GTAGTGACACTGGAAGCACAACTAGCTTCCTTGAAGGCTCAAATTGCTCAAGGTTTAGCCAGTGGATACTTATTGACTTCCCGAAGTCGACTTGACGATGAGAAATTGAATCAGAAGCGACCATCTTATCAACCAGGACAGGGCTTCAATCTGAGTGGAGAAGAGAGGATGATGCAGCCTTTAATTTCAGGTGCTTATGCACATCAAGAAGGGATGCTGTACTTCGACAACGGAGTAGTCAATTCAAACAACTTCCCGTCTACTCAGCATTACGACCAACTTTCATACATGGACAGTGATCAGACCTCCTTCACCGAAGACGATTCCTCGAGTGCCATGGCCTCACTCGACATAGAGGCAAATGCAAGGAGATCGTCATATCTCGAAATGGAGGACCTCCAGTCAGTAGCATTTGGCCATCTTCATTGTGCATGA
- the LOC121976275 gene encoding protein SRC2-like, translating into MGSRYEVELTVASGRNLKNVNWRNGDLRPYVVAWIDPAAKSSTRVATAGDEDDPIWDEKLTLPLPPGVRLEDAALYLDVVHAGGGEGVKPLVGSARLRLVEVLDEVGVGAKLTKKLKLKRPSGRPQGKLEVTVAVKESARYYDPYAAPPPREYSRSGPGYGYAPPSYGASAPYAQPPTGYPYGAPPVAAGGYGAPPAAGGYGYDYGAPPVGYGQDQQKSKSKMGMGTGLAVGAAAGLLGGLAIAEGVDYVEDKIADDVTDRVEDNLADDDYYDGGDDF; encoded by the coding sequence ATGGGATCACGCTATGAGGTCGAACTCACCGTCGCCTCCGGCCGCAATCTCAAGAACGTCAACTGGCGCAACGGCGATCTCCGTCCCTACGTCGTCGCCTGGATCGATCCCGCCGCCAAGAGTTCCACCCGCGTGGCCACTGCCGGCGACGAGGATGATCCGATCTGGGACGAGAAGCTCACGCTGCCGCTGCCCCCGGGCGTTCGTCTCGAGGACGCCGCGCTCTACCTGGACGTGGTCCACGCGGGCGGCGGCGAGGGTGTTAAGCCGCTGGTCGGATCCGCCCGCCTCCGACTCGTGGAGGTCCTCGACGAGGTCGGCGTCGGAGCGAAGCTGACGAAGAAGCTGAAGCTGAAGCGCCCATCCGGCCGCCCCCAGGGCAAGCTCGAGGTGACGGTGGCTGTCAAGGAGTCGGCCCGCTACTACGACCCCTACGCCGCGCCTCCGCCCAGGGAGTACTCGCGCTCCGGCCCCGGGTACGGATACGCGCCGCCTTCCTACGGCGCCTCCGCGCCCTACGCCCAACCGCCGACTGGGTACCCATACGGCGCTCCACCGGTGGCGGCGGGAGGGTACGGCGCTCCTCCGGCGGCGGGAGGGTACGGATACGACTACGGGGCTCCGCCGGTGGGCTACGGGCAGGATCAGCAGAAGAGCAAGTCAAAGATGGGGATGGGGACGGGGCTGGCTGTGGGGGCGGCGGCGGGGCTGCTCGGGGGACTGGCTATCGCCGAGGGGGTGGACTACGTCGAGGACAAGATCGCGGACGATGTCACGGATAGGGTGGAGGACAACCTCGCCGACGACGATTATTACGATGGTGGCGACGACTTCTAA
- the LOC121976274 gene encoding uncharacterized protein LOC121976274, producing MRGVNNSVETVNAAAAAVVAAESRVQQVTVPRRRWTAWLSVYWCFGSHRNEKRISHAALVPEPAFPRSDTPAIENPNHPPEVRLPFIAPPSSPASFLPSGTPSAMQSPAAPISFSALSTRTYSPSGPTSIFAIGPYANETQLVSPPVFSTFTTEPSTAPFTPPPEPLHLTTPSSPEVPFAKLLTSSFDANCNKTKSYEFPTYQLYPGSPIGRLISPSSVCSGPSSPFPDPDHHSADISFQSFPIGEPPKVLSSEVDAARKLIPRHTRIGGSLLDGHISAAEPVVESAVMPKNNEHTMDHRVSFDLTAEEFTRCLEKKVAISSEGTSETFTARTDGALPINEGDNNRRIGIDDTYHDLPEKVQSSLNLPPSKEFKFDNSEGVSEAPNVGSDWWANEKVVGATSEHRKSWAFMPMIQPGVS from the exons ATGAGGGGCGTCAATAATAGCGTGGAGACTGTGaatgcggcggcggcggcggttgtCGCTGCTGAGAGCCGTGTCCAGCAAGTGACCGTTCCG AGAAGAAGATGGACTGCCTGGCTCAGTGTGTATTGGTGTTTTGGATCACATAGAAATGAGAAGCGCATCAGTCATGCTGCCCTTGTCCCTGAACCTGCATTTCCTCGGTCTGACACTCCTGCAATTGAGAACCCAAATCATCCACCTGAAGTGAGGCTTCCATTTATtgcaccaccttcttctccagctTCCTTTCTACCGTCAGGAACTCCCTCTGCCATGCAATCACCTGCAGCTCCTATCTCTTTCTCTGCGCTCTCAACAAGAACCTACTCTCCAAGTGGTCCAACTTCCATCTTTGCCATTGGGCCTTATGCAAACGAGACACAATTGGTGTCACCCCCTGTCTTTTCCACTTTCACGACTGAACCTTCCACGGCTCCCTTTACACCCCCACCAGAGCCTTTGCATCTGACCACCCCTTCTTCGCCTGAGGTACCATTTGCCAAATTGCTGACTTCTTCATTTGATGCAAATTGCAACAAAACCAAGTCCTATGAGTTCCCAACCTATCAACTTTACCCTGGAAGCCCAATAGGTCGCCTTATATCACCGAGTTCAGTATGTTCTGGTCCTTCTTCACCTTTCCCTGATCCTGATCACCACTCAGCTGACATATCTTTCCAATCATTCCCTATTGGTGAACCACCGAAAGTCTTAAGTTCTGAAGTGGATGCTGCAAGAAAGCTTATACCTAGACACACTCGAATTGGCGGATCACTTTTGGATGGTCATATATCAGCAGCTGAACCAGTAGTGGAATCTGCTGTTATGCCTAAGAACAACGAACACACAATGGATCATAGAGTCTCATTTGATTTGACCGCTGAAGAGTTCACTCGCTGTTTAGAAAAGAAGGTAGCAATCTCTAGTGAAGGGACTTCTGAAACCTTTACTGCAAGAACTGATGGAGCTCTACCAATTAATGAAGGAGATAACAATAGGAGAATCGGCATTGATGACACCTACCATGACTTGCCCGAAAAAGTGCAATCTTCTCTCAATCTACCACCATCTAAAGAATTCAAATTTGACAACTCAGAGGGGGTTTCAGAAGCACCTAATGTTGGTTCTGATTGGTGGGCCAACGAGAAGGTTGTCGGTGCAACATCTGAGCATCGGAAGAGTTGGGCTTTTATGCCAATGATACAGCCAGGGGTGAGCTGA
- the LOC121976278 gene encoding 31 kDa ribonucleoprotein, chloroplastic-like encodes MAFKLTMADALLPSLPPVLSSSEPWLPQLIPLLCSSKPLRLSSSLSSSSISLSKKPPFLPLVTRTSRWDFQKGLDLGVTPVLEELAGEEEEQTEKPGTIAQGLDGFVEKPKEEDPYATPPDKIKLYVGNLPYNVDSQKLSQLFEKAGAVEVAECLATRPPWEGQQQRFSP; translated from the exons ATGGCCTTCAAGCTTACCATGGCCGATGCCCTTCTCCCTTCCCTCCCGCCCGTTTTATCCTCTTCCGAGCCCTGGCTTCCTCAACTCATCCCTCTTCTCTGCTCGTCTAAGCCCCTCCGCCTCTCCTCTTCCCTTTCCTCGTCGTCGATTTCTCTCAGCAAGAAGCCCCCTTTTCTTCCCCTCGTGACCCGGACCTCACGCTGGGATTTCCAGAAGGGGCTCGACTTGGGAGTCACACCTGTGCTCGAGGAATTAgccggagaagaagaggagcagaCCGAGAAGCCTGGGACAATCGCCCAGGGTTTGGACGGGTTTGTAGAGAAACCAAAGGAGGAGGATCCTTACGCTACTCCACCGGACAAGATCAAGCTCTACGTCGGTAACCTCCCCTACAATGTGGACAGCCAGAAGCTCTCCCAGCTCTTCGAGAAGGCTGGCGCCGTTGAGGTCGCCGAG TGTCTTGCAACAAGACCTCCATGGGAAGGCCAGCAGCAACGCTTTTCACcttga